Genomic DNA from Jonesia denitrificans DSM 20603:
CGACGGTGTGGGCGGCGAACGCACGAGCTTCGGCGAGGAGGTCGTTGTGGGTGGGGTGCGCAGTGGTGACTGGTGGTGGCTGGTGCGGTGCGGTGAGGTTCGTGACGTAGCGGGTGGGGGCGATCACTCCGAGGGCGAGGGTAAGCCAGAGGACGACGCAGAAAAGGATGATGCTCAGCGCAGTGGTCTGCATTGTGGTCATGGTGGCAGCAAGAAGTATTGCCACGAGTGCGGGCGGAAGCGTGGCGGCGAGCACCCGGATGGAGGTGGCGCGAGTGCGGGCGGAGTGGAGGGTGGTCAGGGAGGCGAGGAACGCAATAAGTAATGTGATGAGGATGGCGGTGGCGATGGGGTTCATGTCGTCGTGCGTTTCACTCGCAGTTTGTCGATGCGCCTGCCGTCTGTCGTGTCCACGGTGATGGTGACGTTGCCGGGCAGGTTTGTGGTGGCTTCTTGGGCGATTGTGATGCTGGCTCCTGGTTGTGGGATGTCAGCGAGGGTTTTCATGACTAGTCCGGCGAGGGTTTCGTAGTCGGGGTCTGTGGGCAGGCGAAGTCCGGTGCGTTCGGCGAGTTCGTCTGGGCGCAGGTGTCCAGGGACGGACCACGTTCCGTCCGAGGCGTAGAGGACACCTGCGCGGCGTGGGTCGTGTTCGTCGGCAACGTCTCCGACGATTTCTTCGACGACGTCTTCGAGGGTGACGATCCCTGCGGTTCCTCCGTATTCGTCTTCGACGATGGCCATTTGGCGTCCTTGTTCACGCAGGAAGTTCATGAGTGGGCGCAGCGTCATGGTTTCGGGGACGCGGGGGGCGTCGTCCATGATCGCGGCGGCGGGGACGTCGGGTCTGCGATCTGGGGGGACGGAGATGGCACGGCGTAGGTGGACGAGGCCGAGGATATCGTCGCGTGATTCGCCGGTGATGGGGAATCGGGAGTGTCCGGTGTGGTGGGCGCGGGTGATGACGTCGGTTGCTGTTGCGTCAGGGGGCAGAGTGATGAGTCGGGTTCGGTCGGTCATGACGTCGCCGGCGCGGAGTTCGTCGAGGTCGGCGGCACCGGCGATGAGGTCGGTAATGAGGTCGTCAGCCAGGTCGTTGGCAGGTGGTGAGGACTTCACCTGTGGGGTGCCGCGCAGGACGATGGCAGCGGTGAGCGCACTGATGAGGAGCACGGCGCAGGCAATGAGTACAGCCGCGACGAGGTGAGCGGACGCAGCGCTGAGGGTGGA
This window encodes:
- a CDS encoding transporter associated domain-containing protein, with product MTRQPATTPRPSTPPTVRRDLVMTAGTFIVGYLAYAFLHTPLSTTLTDSTLSAASAHLVAAVLIACAVLLISALTAAIVLRGTPQVKSSPPANDLADDLITDLIAGAADLDELRAGDVMTDRTRLITLPPDATATDVITRAHHTGHSRFPITGESRDDILGLVHLRRAISVPPDRRPDVPAAAIMDDAPRVPETMTLRPLMNFLREQGRQMAIVEDEYGGTAGIVTLEDVVEEIVGDVADEHDPRRAGVLYASDGTWSVPGHLRPDELAERTGLRLPTDPDYETLAGLVMKTLADIPQPGASITIAQEATTNLPGNVTITVDTTDGRRIDKLRVKRTTT